GCTCCCTTAAAAACAACATACGTAAACCTCATACCGGACATTCAAACTTTTTCCACTGTTCTTTTGTTTATAAAGCAGAATATCTAAATACATAATATGAGCATCAAAGAACAATACTGGAAATATTCCCTCATCGTCATCATACTATTTATGGGAATCATCATCTTCCGTCAGATCACTCCTTTTTTGGGAGGATTGCTGGGAGCACTCACTATTTATATTTTGGTACGCACACAAATGACGCACCTGACAGAAAAGTGGAAACTGAAACGCAGTGTTGCCGCATTGCTGATTACGGCAGAGACGGTTATGGTATTTTTGGTTCCGCTTGGACTGACAATCTGGCTACTGGTAAACCAACTTCAGGACATCAATCTGGACCCGCAAACATTCATTGCCCCGATGCAGCAGGTGGCAGAGTTTATCAAAGAAAAAACGGGTTATGATGTGCTGGGAAAAGATACCTTGTCATTCATTGTCTCCATCCTACCCCGCATCGGACAAATAATAATGGAAAGCATCAGCAGCCTTGCCATCAATCTGTTTGTCATGGTATTCGTACTATACTTTATGCTGATAGGAGGAAAAAAGATGGAAGCTTATGTGAATGACATTCTCCCGTTCAATGAAGCGAATACACAGGAAGTAATTCACGAAATCAATATGATTGTACGTTCCAATGCCATCGGCATACCTCTGTTAGCCATTATTCAAGGAGGGGTCGCCATGATAGGGTATCTTATCTTCGGAGCACCCAATGTCCTGGTATTGGGATTCCTGACCTGCTTCGCCACCATCATTCCAATGGTAGGAACTGCCTTGATATGGTTTCCCGTAGCTGCCTATCTTGCCGTAACCGGAGACTGGTTCAACGCTATCGGACTCGCCGCATACGGTGGAATAGTCATATCTCAGTCGGATAACCTGATCCGATTCATCCTGCAGAAGAAAATGGCGGATACCCATCCGCTGATTACGATATTCGGAGTCGTTATCGGTTTGCCGTTGTTCGGATTTATGGGAGTCATCTTCGGTCCGTTGCTGCTTTCATTATTCTTTCTATTCGTCGACATGTTCAAGAAAGAATATCTGGATTTACGAAATAACCTTCCTGCGAGATGACGGAGCTACCAAAAAAATACGTACTTTTGCAGTCGTAAAAACGACACTTATATCCAATGGAAGCATTTACATTCAATACTGTCGAACTGATTCTTTTATCGGCGGCAGGTATTCTTTTTATCATTCAGCTCATTTATTATTTCGGCTTGTACAATCGGATACATGCCCACAATAAGGCTGTACGCAAAGAAGCAGTGCACTTCACACAAGAGATGCCTCCGCTTTCCGTGATTCTTTGTGCACGCAACGAAGCTGATAACCTACGTAAAATCTTACCTGCCATTCTCGAACAAGACTATCCGCAGTTCGAAGTGATTGTTATCAACGATGCTTCTACGGATGAGACAGAGGATGTACTGGGATTTATGGAAGAGAAATATCCTCACCTCTACCACAGCTTCACTCCCGACAGCGCACGCTACATCAGTCATAAGAAACTTGCCCTGACATTGGGCATCAAGGCCAGCAAACACGACTGGCTGGTATTTACAGAAACAAACTGTATGCCTGCAAGCAAAGACTGGCTCAGACTAATGGCACGTAACTTCACTTCACAGACTCAGATAGTACTGGGATACAGCGGTTACGACCGGACCAAAGGATGGCTGCACAAACGGGTAGCCTTTGACACGTTATTCCAGTCTCTGCGTTATTTATGCTTTGCACTGGCAGGAAAGCCATACATGGGCATCGGCCGCAATATGGCTTACCGGAAAGAATTATTCTTCCAGAGAAAAGGCTATTCCACTTATCTGAACCTGCAACGCGGGGAAGATGATTTATTCATCAACCAGATAGCCACCCCATCCAACACACGTGTAGAAACGGATATCAATGCAACTATGCGGATACAACCGGTATACAGCTACAAAGAATGGAAAGAAGAAAAGATAAGCTATATGGCAACCGCACGCTTTTATCACGGTGTACAGCGCTATTTGTTAGGATTCGAGACTTTCTCCCATCTGCTGTTTTACGCTGCCTGCATCGCGGGTCTTGTATTCGGCATCCTCAACAACCATTGGCTGGCTGCCGGAATTGCATTACTGATCTGGCTGTTCCGCTATACCGTACAGGCAATCATCATTAATCGGACAGCCAAAGAAATGGGCGGAGACAGGAAATATTATTTCTCCCTGCCGGTTTTCGATATCCTCCAGCCCATCCAGTCGCTCAAATTCAAACTTTACCGCTCCTTACGCAGGAAAGGAGACTTTATGAGAAGATAGGCAACTGCTGATTACATGTGCCGCTGCATATAAATCGCATCCGAACCATCATGATAATAGTTTGGCTTTACTCCCACGGGAATAAAGCCATTTTTCATATATAGCTTGATGGCAGGCGTATTCGACTCTTTTACTTCGAGCGTAATCTTTACCGCCCTACAGTCAAGAGCTGTCTCAATCGTCCGCTCCATGAGCAACTGTCCCAGCTTCCTTCCTCTGCAGTCCGGATGGACGGCTATCGAATATATTCGCAGATAACGAGTTCCCGCATGAAACAATAATGAGACATAGGCGATTATCCGCTCCTGTTCCACCACCACATAAAAGGTGCCCTTTGAACGGCAGATCAGATAAACAAACTGTTCTCTCGAAAAACTATCTTCCTGAAAACATTCCTGCTCTATCTCCAGAATGGCAGGAATGTCTCCCGCTTTTGCCTGACGGAGGTGTATCGTTGGTTCCATCATTAATAATGTTTCATTTCCAGCGCCTGCTCAAAGTGATTCAACAGACGGTAATACATTTCGTCACCGATAATCGCATCTTCCAGTTCATGGTCGATACTCGGATTATCGTTGATTTCAATCACGTAAGCCTTATCATCGACCATCTTCAAATCCACTCCATACAAGCCTTTTCCAATGAGATTGGCAGCCTTTATCGCCGTATCCAGTACCACACGCGGCACCTGATAGATAGGAATCGTATCCACCAGTCCGCAGCGGCTCCTGCCCGAATCATAATGGCAGTAAATCTGCCAATGACCTTTTGCCATATAATACTTGCAGGCATACAAAGGTACTCCGTTCAGCAGACCGA
This sequence is a window from Bacteroides thetaiotaomicron VPI-5482. Protein-coding genes within it:
- a CDS encoding AI-2E family transporter, producing MSIKEQYWKYSLIVIILFMGIIIFRQITPFLGGLLGALTIYILVRTQMTHLTEKWKLKRSVAALLITAETVMVFLVPLGLTIWLLVNQLQDINLDPQTFIAPMQQVAEFIKEKTGYDVLGKDTLSFIVSILPRIGQIIMESISSLAINLFVMVFVLYFMLIGGKKMEAYVNDILPFNEANTQEVIHEINMIVRSNAIGIPLLAIIQGGVAMIGYLIFGAPNVLVLGFLTCFATIIPMVGTALIWFPVAAYLAVTGDWFNAIGLAAYGGIVISQSDNLIRFILQKKMADTHPLITIFGVVIGLPLFGFMGVIFGPLLLSLFFLFVDMFKKEYLDLRNNLPAR
- a CDS encoding glycosyltransferase, producing the protein MEAFTFNTVELILLSAAGILFIIQLIYYFGLYNRIHAHNKAVRKEAVHFTQEMPPLSVILCARNEADNLRKILPAILEQDYPQFEVIVINDASTDETEDVLGFMEEKYPHLYHSFTPDSARYISHKKLALTLGIKASKHDWLVFTETNCMPASKDWLRLMARNFTSQTQIVLGYSGYDRTKGWLHKRVAFDTLFQSLRYLCFALAGKPYMGIGRNMAYRKELFFQRKGYSTYLNLQRGEDDLFINQIATPSNTRVETDINATMRIQPVYSYKEWKEEKISYMATARFYHGVQRYLLGFETFSHLLFYAACIAGLVFGILNNHWLAAGIALLIWLFRYTVQAIIINRTAKEMGGDRKYYFSLPVFDILQPIQSLKFKLYRSLRRKGDFMRR
- the rimI gene encoding ribosomal protein S18-alanine N-acetyltransferase; amino-acid sequence: MEPTIHLRQAKAGDIPAILEIEQECFQEDSFSREQFVYLICRSKGTFYVVVEQERIIAYVSLLFHAGTRYLRIYSIAVHPDCRGRKLGQLLMERTIETALDCRAVKITLEVKESNTPAIKLYMKNGFIPVGVKPNYYHDGSDAIYMQRHM